The candidate division WOR-3 bacterium genomic interval CAACATTGCAAAGGTTTGGTAATTGGGGATAAACTGGAACGGCGCAACCGCTTAGATAGTGATTTAATCTTGTCAGAAATGACCCAGGGAGAGAAAAATTTTGACCTGAAAGTTGAGCATTTACTGAATAAGATTTCCGCCCCAGAATACCGTCAGCTTAATGTGGAAGCATTGCTGGAGTTGTCCAATATTTGCGATCGCAACCCAGACTTACAAATTGAGCAATATTTAGTCCTGGATGTAATTATCGGTCACGCAGTGCGGCAAGGTTGGTTAGAAAAGTATCCCGAACGGGCGGATAAATATGATGAGGATAAGCAAAAAGCCTGGGATCATTTTTATGACAGTTCCCCTTATGTTTGCCAAAAATACTTTGTCAAAGCTTTCCGCTTTTTAACGGAAGTGGGCGAAGATTTAACCGCTGCTTAGGTTGGGAATGACAATAGAAACCGGGTGTTTGCGGTTTTGCCGGAATTGGTTACAGGAATTTTCTATTGGCTGAAGCACAAATCTAGGTAAGGGCGAAGCATTCCGGTCATAAATTTCTGTGTTAATTCACAAATATCTGCCGGTAGGTAAGGGCGAAGCATTCCGGTCATAAATTTCTGTGTTAATTCACAAAT includes:
- a CDS encoding glycosyl hydrolase family 15 yields the protein QHCKGLVIGDKLERRNRLDSDLILSEMTQGEKNFDLKVEHLLNKISAPEYRQLNVEALLELSNICDRNPDLQIEQYLVLDVIIGHAVRQGWLEKYPERADKYDEDKQKAWDHFYDSSPYVCQKYFVKAFRFLTEVGEDLTAA